The Cucumis melo cultivar AY chromosome 6, USDA_Cmelo_AY_1.0, whole genome shotgun sequence genome includes a region encoding these proteins:
- the LOC127149924 gene encoding uncharacterized protein LOC127149924, translated as MKEEMVEMKTMKDEMIEMKALMLSYLKKQTEPSEELSNATASVLKRLNIPPMPSPSSINNNSQTKCKLLDWYGSGEIVAEGRCSSNDPTAMVHHIPIGPHAIRVWIDVAKKPNAYLWRPTSEMTCIEEALGSTVAWPSDKVIISE; from the exons ATGAAGGAAGAAATGGTAGAAATGAAAACAATGAAAGATGAAATGATCGAAATGAAAGCACTTATGTTATCTTATTTAAAGAAACag ACTGAACCAAGTGAGGAACTTTCAAATGCTACTGCAAGTGTGCTTAAGCGACTAAATATTCCTCCAATGCCTTCTCCATCg AGTATCAATAACAACAGTCAAACTAAGTGCAAGTTATTAGATTGGTATGGCTCGGGAGAGATTGTTGCTGAAGGAAGATGTTCTTCTAATGATCCAACTGCTATGGTCCATCATATTCCTATTGGTCCACATGCAATTAGAGTATGGATTGATGTAGCAAAGAAACCAAACGCATATTTGTGGAGGCCAACATCAGAAATGACATGTATTGAAGAAGCTTTGGGAAGTACAGTTGCATGGCCATCTGATAAAGTGATCATTA GTGAATGA